CTGCCTTTGGGAGGAGAGCAACAGCTGGAAATGGCTGCTAATATCCCGTAGGCTGAGGAGCAAAAGGAGGAATCCGCCTGAGGAGGGCCTCGTGTCGGATAAGCTAGCAAATCgacaataaattaattttttggccaaaaaagTAACTCATGACGCACTTTGcttctttttaaaaagttCGGGTGGTATATagtgtaaaattttaaagatcAAAGTGCACTTTGCCACTAAACTCAAAGGTGGGgttgcaaaaaaaattttattattataaatgatGTTCATGAGCCTAATACTAAAATATAgatcttaataattaataaagtgaCACGAGAAGTCCTATCACGAGGATCGAACCCTACAATCTCTCGGTTGACTACTGAGAGCATGCGCCATTACACTAAACTATCATTCTTAGAGCAAACGGCATTTTACAAGGtataatatttgttttttttcatagcatacatataataaagCATGTCGATTTGAAGCGTTATTGGTGTTTCTATAAAGAGAGAAGGACATCAATTCGCAAATGATTCTTAACCTCAGTAAGGTAACCCAAAAAAACCAATCttacaaaaataaagaatattaATTATCGAGAAATGAGTCTTACTGTAGTGGCACAAGGCGCTGCTCGAAACTAAGAGGCCTTGGATTCGATTCTCACCAGTAGGGCTAAagtatttctttatttaactttattttcttttattatactagATTTATATGTCTCCCTTATTACCTaaacaataatattaattgtCATGGACTTCATTATTTACGATAAGGACAGCATAATAAGACAAAGCTTAAGTAAATTATAGGGAGAGAAACAGCATACTCATAAGCCAATGCCTTTTACCAAATAGCAACAAAAGAACCAATCTTACAATAATATTAGAGTCAGACAGTAATCCATGGAACTTCGTCCATGATCAGATGAACTGACAACCCGACTCGAATAAAAAGACTGAGCACTAATGACAATTTTCTAGTAGTGGTAGGGAGAGATCGAGCAACCTTGGTATTGCTGGCGGTAATAGGTTTCATCAGAGATACATAGCAATCATTAGAGCCCCATAGCCATCAAAGACCCTTTCATTGTAGGTGTAAGAGTGATATTCGGCCCCTCCACTGAACCGAACACTGTAGTCCGGCAAGTCGTGAGAAAGTTGCTTAATATCAGAGAGTGATTGCCACATTCCTTACTCCTTCACATATTGAGAGAATGAATTGATTTAGATTGCAATAAGATATAGATCATACCCTCATGAGGCCTATTAAGGATATCATATTTGTGATCCTTCTACGAACTCTATGTTTCCGAACTACATCAGTAATTTACTTAGAGGAGTGACACGAAAAGTTACCTAACACCTCCAAGTCAAGGGCGACTTTTAGTGGTGTGCATTGCTTTCATTCTATTTCTCGGCTGAAGGAGCGAAAACAACATTTGTAGAATTACAACTGTGCGGTTTAAGTACTTGAAGAAAAAGTTCCCTAACTTACATTAAGTAACAATGTCTTTTTTTCTCCCCGATGAATACAATATCTTCATTTTCCAACCCCATGTAATGTAGATCACCAATAATCCCAGCAAGTGAGTGGAGACGTTAGATCCACTCAGgcttgtttgatttcaaagtgtgattttaaaatcacactttaacttaattctacctataataaaacaaaataattcatacaaagtcaaagggtgggccccatatataaccatttataccactctttttcaaaatcaaaatctgattttaaaattctactttgaaaccaaacgcagcattacAACTTAACTCTTTACTTTCTATCATCTGATTATTAGCGTGGAGGTAAAACAAGCTCGATTTACTGGAGAACTGAGATGTATGTTAGCAGGGATAGAAGTTTAGCAGTATTCGATTGTGATCGGGTCTATTTTGTAAGACTGATGCAATTGATATACGAAATTAGAAGCATTGCACATCGCCAAATGAAGAGAACTAAGCTACCCATATATTACCTCGTTTGGAGCAGCTTCTTGGGTAGGTGCACGGCTTTCAGATGTGGCAGGGTGGCCAGAATCATCGTTTGCATAACTTGCTGATTCGACATCATCACCACCCCTTCTGCCATTTCTTTTAAACACATGACAGACAACAAAGGGCATCTGCAGAATGTGTAAGGGACATCGATGAACATGCATTCATTTGTTTAAATTAACGAAAATACAGTGTTATGGTGATATGATATCAATTCATTATATATGGATAAATAGAAGTACGTACATCTTCAATGTTGTAGCCGAGATACGATGGATTCAGGTAGTATTCATGCATTCCCCAATTGGTCGTGATCCCACTGGAACTACGCCCTTGGTAGAAAGTCAATGCCTTCTTCTTACCTATCTCTTCGCCAGTATCTTTGCTCTTCACTTTCTTGTCTGAACTAGTGATCTTCCAATAACCAGCATTTGGAACGATCCTCTTAGACCGATTGTTGTTACGGTACTTTTCTTTTCGGAGACAGAAGAAGAACCACTGCCTTCCATTAGACCTCGCCTCCGCTAACCCTACAATACAGGGATGAAAAAGGGTCAATTTAATACTCGACACACCTGCAAGCCTCTTTTAATATCTTTTCAAATATAATAGATGCATGTATATTTCAAATGTAAAATGCACATAGGAGAGTGGACCTACTATCGTACTGGCGAGGCAGTTCCTCGGGATCCCAATTATAGAGCTCGATGTCCGGGATCAGGTGATGATTCGTCGAATAATTGGGATCTCCGGAATGGAAGTGGTCCAAAATCCTCTGCTTCAAGTAATGAGCCAGAAGTTGGATGCTAGATGGATCAAAATCTAATCCAGGGATATGTGGAACGTCCATGTTTCCTTAAACTCTGCAAGTATAATTTTGCGTTGAAAAACAAAGGAAATTTCCACAAACAAAGTGGTGAGGATTACAAAGGTTCAAGATTGGTTTGTGAGAGGCTGAGCTACGGTGGGTATGGGACAATCATTCAAGTCATATTCGTAGCAATTTTATAGTGATGGGTGTGTGGTCAAACTGGTCAATTTGGAAAGTTTACCTTGTTTGAGAAGTTCTTCCCGTTTGTGAGAGTATCATTGAACTCATAAACTCAACCGCAAGGCAATGGCATCCAATGTAGAATTTTGACGTCATCAGCTGCAAACGTTTGTCGTAAAAGGTTAAATGATTGAATTTCCGCACCTTTTCTGTttgaaagttaaaaaaaaaaaaaggatattaATCACCTTTCACATACATCACCGTGATGTTTAGTTTTCTTGAAAGTattaatatgaaatatatttgGATAGGATTTGAGGTGATATTAGTCCATTTCAGTCCTTTTCTCAGCATTCCACCTAGAAGGGATAGTGAACTTCCTAGAAAGAAGCAATTTTTCTGTGGGTTATTAATCGAAAAAAGGGAATGATTAATAAACAATAACAGCAAGGGCCAAGCCTACCATTGCAAGATGATTTTAATTACTTATCCAACATTATAGCCGTGACAAGattcaatatatattgatgTCACACCCAAATAGTCCTTCGTCCCATTTGGAAGACTACTGTCCATAGAAAGTCGATACCTTCTACTGCCTATCCAAATTGCATCACCCACCAGCTTCTCTTTTACTtcctaaataaataaaaacaggAATGCCGTTGGtgattttcattttcgcaCTGGTCCTTCAAAACAACTACTGTTACGATAGAATTCTCTTTCCGGAGATGCAAAGAAGACATGTGATGCCTTCCCGTTAAAGTTTTATTAGCAAAAAACTACACAAAATTTCGACAACCTAATGAAATATTGAAACAAAGATAGAAGCTAAATTGACTCAAGTTTGAGAAAAGAGTCTTACTATAATGGCACAAAACGCCAACTCGGAATCAAGAGGACCAAGGTTCGATCATTACCAGCATGACTTATGTGCCCTTTTAttcttgtttattttattagtcCTATAGACTTCTCTTATGACTGAAAAAAGAGGGTTGTAGTTTTATTGGAGAAGGCTTGATGTGTTTAGTGGGAAAATTTCAGAGGTCAAAACTTTTGATTTCTTGGAATCTTTATCCCCAGCCCTTGTATGAGAAGTGCGtctccttcttccttccttgTGAAGTTCTTTCCCTTGCTCATGAAGTGTCTCCGGCTTTGATTAATTAGTAAAAGATTCAGCATGAATGGCAAGGCATCAGTTGCATGAggttctttaattttattcttcCCATTTCATTTGTTATTAAAGGGCTTTTTAagggtttttcttttcctgggCTACATGgcttggtttttttttatacttgGTTACATGGCTTTTTACGTTATTTGTAATCGGGATGTCAGATGATTATCAATTAAGTATGGGGAAAACTGCACGATTAGTCCTCCATGtttgattacttttttattttagtcctTTTCCTGTTTTTTTATATCACTTATATTCAATGCTTTTGaatacttttttgttttattcctttcctttttcttggttcGATTTCATCCAATACCGTTGACAACTTTTCTATTTAGATTCtttaatcaaaataattatcatgaaaaattttaattttagttcTCAACCTTTTAttactatttattttatactaatccttttttttggggtttAATTTTGCCATGTTATTGAACTTCTTGTTCCTCATAGTTCTATCTCTCAATTTTTGGAAAGAATACCGACACAACGTatcttgaaataaaaattatttttttataaattataaaaataaatcaatacaATTAACATAACAACGTGATACTTGTGAACCTACTTGAAACTCGAGGCATAGTAACCTCAATCCGGGCAGTACTAACTGTTAAAAGGAGAATGGTAActtgagagggagagaggcgACAGTAGGGCTCGACATCGAACACCACCACTATAAGGAAGGTCACCTTATGTCAACATCTCTCTTTGCAATCGCCATTGCACTTTGCGACAATACTTGCATCAAGGGTCACCACGTCCTTGCTTAGTGTGTCGCGGACAACCTCACAAACGTGGTTGGTGGCTATCAATTGTCAAGCCACGATTGCCTTTGTTTTTTCGTACATTTTACCGTTTCTTTGCTCGGAAGTTCGAGGACTAGTGCTCCCATTGCGGACCGTCACTGCCCTTGCTAAAACTTCCGACGGCCCAAACGCTCAGCCTGACTCATTCTCTCaaggttgaggaccaaaatgaatattttctctaataaaaatattcgaTAAGATGTAAAcgagaaaagaattttaaaaatgacataaacaaaaaaagtaaCCGCAACTTACAGGACTAGTTGTATAGTTctctttaattatatatctagCTCTTTGTATAGTTGATCAAATGTATGATGAAATACTAGTGTTTCTTGTCGGGTGTCTCTTTGATTTATACTTGGTTTTCTTGTGTCTATAACGCATTAAAAGGCTTATTATACAATAATTAGTTTTTCGATTAAACATACACATACTatttttcgattaattaaCACTCTGCTTGGTCTACACCAATTTGGAGGGCTTGCAACATTGTACACCATATCTTATAATTGATACGATATGGAAACTCTCGAGCCAATAAGAAGCATGACAAAGTCTTGATACCCTTGTAAGTAATCGGACTGATACTTTTTTACAGGCCAAAAGTCATTAACCTTGTAGAGTGATTGGACTAATTGCATAGTGTTGCTACACTCCTCATCTCTTCGATTAGGTAATCTCGTAATATTTCAAGCAATTGATCACATGAACAAATTTATCGGTCAACGTGACAGGgaaaaatgaataattgatGGCATGTGATAGAAAATGAATCAAGGCTGTAGGTTCAAGTCATTAAACTTGGATCATCCCTTGAAATcagttttgatttttcttgatTGCATACATATAATGGTGCATGTCAATTTACAGCATTATTGGTTTTTTCATAAAGAGAGAAGGAGATCAATTCCCAAATGATTCCACAACCTCAGCAGTCAACAAGTTaatcttgaaaaaaaaaataataagacaGTACTAGATAATATGTAAGAGTCTCGCATTGACTTAATAATTTAGGACAGACATAATGAGAGAAAATCCCAACTCACCGAGTAAATTAAAAGTATACAGAAACAGCACCCCAAATGCAATTTCTTTCGTAACTGACACCGAGAACACACGCCTTACAATAATATTAGACACTACATCCATGGACCACGTCCATGATCAGACAAACTGACAATCCGACTTGAATAAAAAGACCGAAACAGTATGATGATTTTCTAGTAGTGGTTGTGGGAGTTCCAGTCACCTTGGTACTGTTGGTGGTCGTAAGTTTCATCAGGAGATGCATAGTAATTGTTAGAGCGATAGCCATCAAAGAGCCCATCACTGTTGGTGTAAGAGTGATAACCGGCCCCTCCAGTGAATCCGGTACTGTAGTCCGGGATGTCGTGAGAAAGTTGCTGAATATCAGAGAGTGATTGCCACATTCCCAGCTCCTACACATATTGAGAGAATTAATTGATTTAGTTTGCAATAAAATATAGATCATATAACCCTCCGTAATCATTCAAGGATATCGGATTTGTGATCCTTCTATGAACTGTATGTTTTCGAACTACATGAGCAATTTATTTAAAGGAGTGACAAGCAAAAGTTACATAGAACCTTGCAATCAAGTGTGAGTTTTAGTTCGATGGATTGCTTTAGTCCTATTTCTCGGCTGAAGTTCTGAAAAACAACTTTGTAGAATTACCAAAGTAGGCGGTTTAAGTACTGCAGCCCGCCAAATGAAGAGAACTAAGCTATACATATATCACCTCATTTGAAGCAGCTTCGTGAGTAGGCGCATGGCTTTCAGATGAGGCAGGACCGCCGGAATCATCATTTGCATGACTTGCTGATTCGACATTATCGTCACCCCTTCTGCCACTTCTCTTAAACACATGACAGACAACAAACGGCATCTGCAGAATGTGTAAGGGACATCGATGAGTGTATTATTCATTTGTTTAGATTAATGCAAATACCTAGTGTTATGGTGATTTGATGTGAATTCATTATACATGGATAAATAGAAGTACGTACCTCTTCAATGTTGTAGCCGAGATACGATGGATTTAGGTAGTATTCATGCATTCCCCAGTTGGTCTTGATCCCGCTAGGAATACGCCCTCGGTAGAAAGTCAATGTCTTCTTCTTGCCTATCTCTTCGCCAGTATCTTCGCTCTTCACTTTCTTGTCTGAACTAGTGATATTCCAATAACCAACATTTTGAACAGTCCTCTCGGACCGGCTGCTGTTACGGTACTTCACTTTTCGAAGACAGAAGAAAAACCACTGCCTTCCATTAGACCTCGCATCCGCCAGCCCTACACATACTGGAATGGAAAGGTCAATTCAAAATTCTACACACCTGCAAGCCTATCTTTTAATATCTTTTCGAATATAATAGATGTATATGTTTCAAATGTAAAATGCACATAAGAGAGTGGACCTACTATAGTACTGGCCAGGAAGTTCCTCGGGATCCCAGTTGTAGAGCTCGATATCCGGGATCAGATGACAATTCGTCGAATAACTGGGATCCCCGGAGTGGAAGTAGTCCAAATTCCTCTGCTTCAAGTAATGATTCAGCAGCTGGATGCTAGATGGGTCAAAATCTAATCCTGGGATATGCGGAACTTCCATTCTTCAAGCTTGGTTTGGGAGAGGCAGAGATATGGTGTGGGTATGCATGGGACAATCATTCAAGTCACATTTGTAGCAATTTTATAGTGATCAGAGTTTGGTCAAACTAgtcaatttggaatgtttCCCTTTCTTGAGAAGGGCATCCCGTTTGCGAGAAGTGTCTGCATTGAACATAAACTCAATAGCAAGGCACTTGCATCCAACCTAACATTTTTATATCATCAGTGCAACATTTGTCCTAAAAGATTAACATTATCAGATAGCTGGGTGATTCATTATTTATTACCTAATACTCACAGTCATCATTATCATACTCTAAAGTCAGTTCTTTAGTTGGTTCGCAACTTGTTCGTCTTAAATAAGGTATTagattcgagtcttgtgaatgaaaaaaattcatactgcGAGAGGAATTTATCCCTTAGTAGGCCAACCTAACTCCACTAGATTAGTCTGGGCACATTATGTTTTCGAATATCaaaatacacaaaaaaaaaggttaattCTTAAAATCTTACGAAATTAAGGATTCATGGGATGAGAACGAATAGACTCGATTCAAACTCTAGTGGAAGTAAACTCGGTTGCCTTTCGAATCAATTTTTTAGATTCGGAAAATTCTGGGGGTCAATCATagtgagagaaaaaataaaataaaaaattcatggcCAGATATAAAGTAAAGCCTATTAGcgcaaataaaattttataataaaactCAAGATATAGTTACATAATTCcctaattctttctttttcagttcAGCTTGGTCCTTTACGAGTCTTCTCCTAATTTCCTTAATGTCTTATTCTCATTGATTTCGGTTACGTGAAAGCTCAACTGACGTCGAGTCGAATTTCATGGACTTGAACTTTTGTCGATTTGGAATTTTAAgtgtttaaataatttatattattgtgAAATATACAAAAGAATTATCATTTATCTCTAATTTGACACCTAGAGTTGCATATCTGTAAATTCTGTAAGTTTTATGGATCGAGTTTATGTAATCGAATTTATGGGACTCCTACCGGATAGACCTGTCTGCGATGTATCCAACTTGTACTCAAATTAGTATAACATCTTTTACTCGAAATGGATAATTGTAAATGATTCCGTACatccttcatttttttatatttttgttatatgGGAGGCCTAAggcctagtacaatgaaatataaataataaataactaataaaacaGCACGGGTAGAAAATGAATTAGTATAACATCATCCTAGCAAGGGCAAATGAGTAAGAAAGTACTACCGTGGAGAATAGCACTTAgaacctcttttttttctttatgcaCTTAAAACCTCTTGATCCATCACAACCTCTCGTcaaagtaaaaatttatttttgtatcaGACCCATGGGCCTTCCTTGtaatccgaaaaaaaaaattaacacttCATTTGGAAAAATGAAGTTGTTGTACTAGCAAAAACCATTATTTATGGGTTAAGAAAACCCTTTTCTTTCGGTGCAAAACAAAACCCATATTAGAATGATAAGTGCAGTCAAATAATTTAGAAAggaaatttattaatttagtgCAATAGCATCGCTTCAACTTATTATCAAGACGTTCCGAGCTTTGGTGGAATTCTCTATGTTCTTTTATTTCACTTTTTGAGTTCTAGACTAACTAGCCTCattctaatgaaaaaaaaaaggcagtcAAAATTACTTCTATACTTTATTTTTGCTGGAATATTTAACCAAAAATTGggaatcattaaaaaaaattggagtAGAGCTTCTCCACGAAGCCCAGTCCTTGCTTCCCAAGGCTTACGCTTTACCACTTTCCGTGGACCCATTAGCCGTTCCTGCTGAGAAGtgtcatattatattatattaaacaaGAAATGGTTTCTCCTTCGGAAGATCTAGAGCCACAGTATTTGCATGGCAAGATAATATGACATGAATACGACACGGAGTTAAGCGGATTGGATTAAGGCTAAATATGTTTCGTGTCTAAACATGTCAAATC
This window of the Punica granatum isolate Tunisia-2019 unplaced genomic scaffold, ASM765513v2 Contig00449, whole genome shotgun sequence genome carries:
- the LOC116190462 gene encoding protein NTM1-like 9 isoform X2 codes for the protein MDVPHIPGLDFDPSSIQLLAHYLKQRILDHFHSGDPNYSTNHHLIPDIELYNWDPEELPRQYDRLAEARSNGRQWFFFCLRKEKYRNNNRSKRIVPNAGYWKITSSDKKVKSKDTGEEIGKKKALTFYQGRSSSGITTNWGMHEYYLNPSYLGYNIEDMPFVVCHVFKRNGRRGGDDVESASYANDDSGHPATSESRAPTQEAAPNEE
- the LOC116190463 gene encoding NAC domain-containing protein 71-like, which translates into the protein MEVPHIPGLDFDPSSIQLLNHYLKQRNLDYFHSGDPSYSTNCHLIPDIELYNWDPEELPGQYYICVGLADARSNGRQWFFFCLRKVKYRNSSRSERTVQNVGYWNITSSDKKVKSEDTGEEIGKKKTLTFYRGRIPSGIKTNWGMHEYYLNPSYLGYNIEEMPFVVCHVFKRSGRRGDDNVESASHANDDSGGPASSESHAPTHEAASNEELGMWQSLSDIQQLSHDIPDYSTGFTGGAGYHSYTNSDGLFDGYRSNNYYASPDETYDHQQYQGDWNSHNHY
- the LOC116190462 gene encoding protein NTM1-like 9 isoform X1 is translated as MDVPHIPGLDFDPSSIQLLAHYLKQRILDHFHSGDPNYSTNHHLIPDIELYNWDPEELPRQYDRLAEARSNGRQWFFFCLRKEKYRNNNRSKRIVPNAGYWKITSSDKKVKSKDTGEEIGKKKALTFYQGRSSSGITTNWGMHEYYLNPSYLGYNIEDMPFVVCHVFKRNGRRGGDDVESASYANDDSGHPATSESRAPTQEAAPNEVELS